GCATGGGCGCCTCCAATGCCGCCCCTGAGGCGAAGAGCGCCAGTCGCGCGACTTCTGGTCCGGCCAGGTTCCTGAAGGCCTCGCCAACGCCCAGTCTGTCAAGCAATGCCAAATTGACCGCCGAGATGAACTCGCCACAAACTTTGCGACGCGGAAACTCTGAACGCTCGATGATGGCTACCGATCGCCCCTGTCGCGCCAAAGATAGAGCCGTGGAAGCGCCGCCTGGGCCCGCACCAATTACAATGGCGTCGAATTTCACCGGTCTGCTCCTGAAGTTACAGCGGCGAAAACGTGGGTAAAGGGCCCCACTCGCCGCTCGGTCAAAACCTGACCCGCACCGTCTGGCCAGACTCGAGATAATTCGTCGCCGACAAATCCCGCCCGCACACTGACAGCGGCATCATGCAGCGTTACCGCATTGGCCCCAACAAACCTTAGAAACCAAGTGCTCCACAGAGCAATGCGACTCCGACGGGGCTCCGTGGCTAGAAACACGGGCGCAAGTGTTGGCATCGCTGCCAGCAGCTTGCTCAATGCGCCGCCGTCAAAGTGATGCAAAAACAGATTGGCAAAAACGGCATCGAACTGACCGGCTTCTTCACGCGCGATCCACTCAAATACGTCCGCCGTGACGGTCTTTACCTGCCATCCCAATGCCGCGAATTGCTTGATGCGTAGTGGAGTAATCAGATTGATCTGATCGAGCATCAACAATTCGACGGCGCCGTAGCGTCGTCCGAGCTTACGCGCGACGGCAAGCATAAAAGCGCCGTCGCCTGAACCAATCTCAAGCAGGCGAAGATTACCTGGTCTGATATGGCTACGCATGAGCCCTGCCATAATCCTCGTCTGAAACATCAGGGCATTGATCACCACCAAATCGCGCCGCGAGCCGATCGCGTCGGGATCATCTGCTGGCAGGCTATCAAGCAATTCGGGCATGAGCTGCCGCGCCATTGTACCCCGCAGCATCAGTGAGCCGCGTCCATGGTGTGAAACAACATTGTCTCGGCGGTAAGTCCCGGGCCAAACGCCATAGCGCAGCCCCGATGGTCGGCCTTGCGCACGGCCATCATAGCTTCGAGGACAAACATCACCGTAGCCGAGCTCATATTGCCTTTGGCGCGAAGCACTTCCCGCGAGGCCGCCAAGGCGTTGAAGGGAAGGCTAAGAGCGCGTTCGACCGCATCGAGTACCGATTTGCCACCTGGATGCACCGCCCACAGGTCGATTGCCGCTATCGGTGCTCCGTCCAGAATTTCGGCAGCCTTTGCGCCGAGGATTTCGTGAATGGCTGCGGGTACTTGACCTGACAGGACCATGTCAAACCCGTCATCACGAACGCTCCAGGTCATCAGTTCGCGACTGTCGGGCGCCACCACGGCGTGGAAGCTATCGAGCGCCATGCCGGTTGCTTCTGCGCTGATGATGGAGGCAGCGCAGCCGTCCCCCCAAAGACAGAAAGACAGTAGCTTTTCCAGATCAGTGGTTTCCTTGAGATGTATGGTACACAACTCGATATTGACCACCAGCACGCGCGCGTTTGGCTCAGAGCGTACGATATGCCGCGCTTGCTTGAGCGCATTGATCGCTGCGTAGCATCCCATGAAGCCAATGATCGTGCGTTCGACGCTGGTAGAAAGTCCGCATCTCGCCACGATTTCTAGATCCATACCGGGGGCAGAAAAGCCGGTGCAGGTGGTCACGATAATATGGCTGATAGCAGCCCTGTCCTGCCCTACCAATACCTTGTTGACTGCTTGCTCTGCGAGTATCGGCGCCAAGCGGGCATAGATGTCCATGCGCTTGGCCGTTCCTGGGAACGCGCCTCGGGCAAACACGCCATCAGCATCTGCACTCGCCGCAGTGGCATCTGAGGCTGGTGCAAAGCAAGCATAGCGATGCTCAATGCCACCCTTGTCTGCCATACGGTTAAACACAGCCCGGCGTCTCGGTTCATCAGCAAGCAAGGTGCCGGCAAAATCAATGAAGAACCGATGCACGTCGTTGGCGGGAACAGCCGTGGCTACGCTGTTGAGGTAGGCTTGAGTCGGCATATGATATTGTCCAGTCGTACGGTCTAAGCGCATCTCGCGGGAGTTTTCTTCGACGAAGGCCGCTACCGTCGCACCACCGTTAAGCAAACCATCGGGGCGAAGGTTGCATCAACGGGTTGAGAGCTCATGACGCTCTCCGTTCCAGGAGTCCTTTCACAGTGACGTTGCCCCCAACTTCTATCCAGCGTGAAGTAGACTCGGGCGGTTAGTTTGGTCGATCTGGCCGGGGTGAGCGACGGGGGCTGGCGCGGAGCTGGTCATTGAGCGGAGCGGCAGATCCCGTCGCGGGTTGAAGGTGTCGGCGTATTCGGCAGGCGTCATCCAACCCAGCCGCGAGTGCGGCCGGTGCA
This sequence is a window from Devosia beringensis. Protein-coding genes within it:
- a CDS encoding methyltransferase domain-containing protein, whose protein sequence is MPELLDSLPADDPDAIGSRRDLVVINALMFQTRIMAGLMRSHIRPGNLRLLEIGSGDGAFMLAVARKLGRRYGAVELLMLDQINLITPLRIKQFAALGWQVKTVTADVFEWIAREEAGQFDAVFANLFLHHFDGGALSKLLAAMPTLAPVFLATEPRRSRIALWSTWFLRFVGANAVTLHDAAVSVRAGFVGDELSRVWPDGAGQVLTERRVGPFTHVFAAVTSGADR
- a CDS encoding type III polyketide synthase, giving the protein MPTQAYLNSVATAVPANDVHRFFIDFAGTLLADEPRRRAVFNRMADKGGIEHRYACFAPASDATAASADADGVFARGAFPGTAKRMDIYARLAPILAEQAVNKVLVGQDRAAISHIIVTTCTGFSAPGMDLEIVARCGLSTSVERTIIGFMGCYAAINALKQARHIVRSEPNARVLVVNIELCTIHLKETTDLEKLLSFCLWGDGCAASIISAEATGMALDSFHAVVAPDSRELMTWSVRDDGFDMVLSGQVPAAIHEILGAKAAEILDGAPIAAIDLWAVHPGGKSVLDAVERALSLPFNALAASREVLRAKGNMSSATVMFVLEAMMAVRKADHRGCAMAFGPGLTAETMLFHTMDAAH